Genomic DNA from Pseudomonas fluorescens:
CAACTCCGGCTCCACCAATGAGATCATAACGCTGCTGCCGCTGATCAAGCGCCTGGGCATCCAGTTGATCAGCATGACCGGCAACCCGGGCTCGCCGCTGGCCAAGGCCGCCGAAGTCAACCTCAATGTTCATGTCGAACACGAAGCCTGCCCGCTGAACCTGGCACCGACCTCCTCCACCACCGCGGCCCTGGTCATGGGCGACGCCCTGGCCGTGGCGCTGCTCGAAGCCCGGGGCTTCACCGCGGAAGATTTCGCCTTTTCCCATCCCGGTGGCGCCCTCGGCCGTCGCCTGCTGCTGAAAGTCGAAAACGTGATGCACGCTGGCCAGGATTTGCCACAAGTGCTGCGCGGCACGCTGCTCAAGGACGCCCTCATGGAAATGACCCGCAAAGGGCTGGGCATGACGGTGGTCCTGGAGACCGACGGCAAGCTCGCCGGGATCTTCACCGACGGCGACCTGCGCCGCACCCTGGACCGCACCATCGACATCCACAGTGCGACCATCGAGCAAGTCATGACGCCCCACGGCAAGACCGCCCGCGCCGAGATGCTCGCCGCCGAGGCCCTGAAGATCATGGAAGACCACAAGATCAGCGCCCTGGTGGTCGTCGATGACGAAGACCGTCCGGTGGGCGCCCTGAACATGCACGATTTGCTGCGTGCGGGAGTCATGTAAATGAACACAGACCTGTTGCAACGCGGCCAAGCCATCAAGCTGGCGGTTTTCGATGTGGACGGCGTGCTGACCGACGGTCGCCTGTACTTCCTTGAAGACGGCAGCGAGTTCAAGACGTTCAACACCCTCGACGGCCAAGGCATCAAGATGTTGATGGCCGCCGGCGTGCAGACCGCTATCATCAGCGGCCGCAAGACCCCTGTGGTCGAGCGGCGCGCGAAGAACCTCGGCATCCCGCACCTTTACCAGGGGCGCGAAGACAAACTGGTGGTGCTGGACGAGCTTCTGGGTCAACTCAACCTAAGCTATGAACAGGTGGCGTACCTCGGTGACGACCTGCCAGACCTGCCGGTGATTCGCCGGGTCGGCCTGGGCATGGCGGTCGCCAACGCGGCCAGCTTCGTCCGCGAGCACGCCCACGGCGTCACCACGGCGCGAGGCGGCGAAGGGGCGGCCCGCGAATTCTGTGAACTGATCCTGCGCGCCCAGGGCCACCTCGAAGCGGCCAACGCCGCGTACCTGTGAGCCATTTATGCTGAGCAAGAAGATTCGCACCATCGTGGTGTTCGGCTGTATCGCGGCGATTTTTGCTGCGGTGGGCTACTGGAACATCAGCCCCGAACGGTTTCTCGACCGGCCTGCGGCCCAGATCGAGGAAAAGATCGACTGGTACGCGACCAACACGCATACCCTGCAGTACCTGCCCGACGGCAAAGTGCAGTACGAGATGACGTCCGACAAGGTCGACCACGTAAAGGCCACTGACATTACGCTGGTCACCAAGCCCGATCTGAACATGTTCCGCGGCACCGAGTTTCCGTGGCATGTGCAGAGCGAGCATGCCGAAGTCAATTCCGGCGGCACCGAAGTGGAACTGATCGACTCGGTGCGCATCGCCCGAACCGACGAGAAAAACCGTACGACCATCATCACCAGCACGCGCATGACCGTGTTCCCACAGCAAGAATATGCGCAGACCGAGCAACCCGTTAGAATCGACGGCGCCGGGGGTGTATCGACCGGCACGGGAATGAAAGCGTATTTGAAGGAAAGCAGGATACACCTGCTATCGAACGTAAGAGGACAGTATGAAGCTCGCTAAAACCCTCCCTATTTTGCTCAGTCTGGGCGCAGCAGCACTGGGAAGCGCGAGCGCCTGGGCTCTTCCCGACGACCGCAACCAGCCTATCCGCATCCAGGCCGACGACGCCCAGCTCGACGACAAGAATGGCGTGGCCACCTATAAAGGCGACGTGATCATCACCCAGGGCTCGATGAAGGTCACCGGCAATACCGTGACCATCACCCGCACCCAGTCCGGCGACATCGACGTGGTGACCTCGGTGGGCAACCTGGCCTATTTCGAGCAGTTGCAAACCGCAGGCGATACCAAGCCTGTGCAGGGTTACGGGGTAACCATCCAGTACCACGCCTCCCAGGATCGCGTCGTCCTGATCGACCGCGCCAAGGTCGTCGACAAGGACAACAACGTGACCCAAGGCGAGAAAATCGTCTACGACACCAACAAGAAACTCGCCAGCGCCGGTCGCGCCACCGGCAGCAAGGTGACCGAGTCGCGTCCGCGGATCGACATGGTGATCCAACCGAAAAAGAAAACCGACGAGCAGAAGGCCCAGTAATGGCAACTCTGAAAGCTCAGCACCTGGCCAAGAGCTACAAGAGCCGTCAAGTCGTGCGTGATGTCAGCCTGTCCATCGACAGCGGCCAGATCGTCGGCCTGCTCGGCCCCAACGGCGCGGGCAAGACCACCTGCTTCTACATGATCGTCGGCCTGGTCCAGGCCGATCAGGGTCGCGTACTGATCGACGACGTGGATGTCAGCCACCAGCCGATGCACGGCCGGGCGAAGGCAGGTATCGGCTATTTGCCGCAAGAAGCATCGATCTTCCGCAAACTGTCGGTTGCCGACAACATCATGGCGATCCTCGAGACCCGCAAGGAACTCGACAAGGCCGGTCGTCGCCAGGAGCTGGAAAGCCTGCTGCAGGAATTCCACATCAGCCATATTCGCGACAACCTGGGCATGAGCCTGTCTGGCGGTGAGCGGCGTCGCGCGGAAATTGCCCGCGCCCTGGCCACCGCACCGAAGTTCATCCTGCTCGACGAACCGTTCGCTGGCGTGGACCCGATCTCGGTAGGTGATATCAAGCAGATCATCCATCACCTCAAGGCCAAGGGGATCGGCGTGCTGATCACTGACCACAACGTGCGCGAGACGCTGGATATCTGTGAAACCGCCTACATTGTCAACGATGGCCAACTGATCGCCGAAGGCGACTCCGCAGCCATCCTGGCCAATGAGCTGGTCAAGGAAGTGTATCTGGGCCATGAGTTCCGCCTGTAATCACAAGTGTCTGGCGAATTGTCCGAGCGTCGTTTAATTTTATTGTGGCGACGCTCTAGGCAAACACTTCAGTTTCAGGCATATAATTTGCTTAAGTTTGGCGCTTCGGCGCCCTGTAGTGGATGGCGCATGTGCGCCGGCTAATAAGGTGTTAAGCCCCTGCCATGAAACCATCGCTAGTCTTGAGAATGGGCCAGCAGCTGACGATGACACCGCAGCTGCAACAGGCCATCCGCCTGCTCCAATTGTCGACCCTGGACCTGCAGCAGGAAATCCAGGAGGCCCTGGAGTCCAATCCGATGCTCGAACGCCAGGAAGAAGGCGACGACTTCGACAACACCGATCCGCTGGCCGACAACGTCGAGCAGAAGACCAACACCGAAATCCCGGAACCGACCTACCAGGAAACCGCCCCGACGGTGGACAACCTCGAGGACGGCGAATGGAACGAACGCATCCCCAACGAACTGCCCGTGGACACGGCCTGGGAAGACGTCTACCAGACCAGCGCCAGCAGCCTGCCAAGCAGCGATGACGACGAGTGGGACTTCACCACCCGCACCTCTGCGGGCGAAAGCCTGCAAAGCCACCTGCTGTGGCAGTTGAACCTGGCGCCGATGTCCGACACCGATCGCCTGATCGCCGTGACCCTGATCGACTGCATCAACAACCAGGGCTACCTGGACGAGACCCTCGAAGAAATCCTGGAAGCCTTCGACCCCGAGCTCGACATCGAGCTGGACGAGATCGAAGCCGTCCTTCATCGCATCCAGCAGTTCGAACCGGCCGGCATCGGCGCCCGCAACCTGGGCGAGTGCCTGTTGCTGCAACTGCGCCAGTTGTCCGCCAAGACGCCGTGGCTGGCCGAAGCCAAGCGGCTGGTCACCGATTACATCGACCTGTTGGGCGGCCGCGACTACAGCCAGTTGATGCGGCGCATGAAACTCAAGGAAGATGAGCTGCGCCAGGTCATCGAACTGGTGCAGAGCCTCAACCCGCGCCCCGGCTCGCAGATCGAATCCACCGAACCCGAATATGTAGTCCCCGACGTGATCGTGCGCAAGCACAATGATCGCTGGCTGGTGGAGCTCAACCAGGAGTCGGTGCCCAAGCTGCGGGTCAACGCCCAGTACGCCGGCTTTGTGAAGCGTGCCGACACCAGTGCCGACAACACCTTCATGCGCAACCAGTTGCAGGAAGCGCGCTGGTTCATCAAGAGCCTGCAAAGCCGCAACGAAACCCTGATGAAAGTTGCCACCCAGATCGTCGAGCATCAGCGCGGCTTCCTGGAGTACGGCGATGAAGCGATGAAACCGTTGGTCCTGCATGACATTGCCGAGGCAGTGGGCATGCACGAGTCGACGATTTCCCGGGTAACCACCCAGAAATTCATGCATACCCCTCGGGGTATCTATGAATTGAAATACTTTTTCTCCAGCCACGTCAGCACCTCCGAAGGCGGCGAATGCTCATCCACGGCCATCCGCGCGATCATCAAAAAACTGGTGGCCGCGGAAAATCAGAAAAAGCCGTTGAGTGACAGCAAGATCGCTGGTTTACTGGAGGCACAAGGCATTCAGGTGGCCCGCCGCACCGTCGCCAAATACCGCGAATCCCTCGGGATCGCGCCTTCGAGCGAACGTAAGCGGTTGATGTAACAGGCCACGCCACAGCGTTCCAGTGGCAGGCATTTCTGCCTGCCGCTTTATGCACTGGCAACGAAGGAGAAGCTGTATGCAAGTCAACATCAGTGGACACCAACTGGAAGTGACCGAACCCCTGCGCACCTACATCGGCGAAAAACTCGACCGATTGGAGAGGCATTTCGACAAGATCACCAACGTGCAAGTCACGATGAACGTCGAGAAGCTGCTGCAGAAAATCGAAGCCACGCTGCATATCCCCGGCGGAGAAGTGGTTGCCAACGCAGAGCACACAGACATGTATGCCGCGATTGACCTGCTGACCGACAAGCTGGATCGCCAACTCAAAAAGCATAAGGAAAAGACCCAGAGCCTCCTCCAGGGCGCAACCGGTCGTTAACCCCCCCAATCCATGATCCGACTAGAAACCATCCTGACCCCCGGCCGTTCCCAGGTGAACGCGCCGGGCGGCAGTAAAAAGAAAGCCCTCGAACACATTGCCAACCTGATCCACCGCGAGGTACCGGATCTGGAAATGCAGGACGTCTTCGAGGCCTTGGTTGCCCGTGAAAAACTCGGCTCCACCGGTTTTGGCAACGGCATCGCCATTCCCCACTGCCGTCTCAAGGGTTGTGCCGCGCCGATCAGCGCGCTGTTGCACCTTGAAACTGCTATAGATTTCGACGCCATCGACGGCGCCCCGGTCGACCTGCTGTTTGTATTGCTGGTACCGGAAGCGGCGACCGATGCGCACCTCGAGCTGCTGCGCCAGATTGCCAGCATGCTGGACCGCAAGGAAGTGCGCGAAAAACTGCGCAGCGCACCGAGCAACGAAGCGTTGTACCAGGTTGTCCTGGACGAGCAGAACGGTCATTAAAAATGCGCATGATCATTGTCAGTGGTCGCTCCGGCTCCGGTAAAAGCACGGCCCTCAACGTGCTTGAGGACAGCGGCTACTATTGCATCGACAACCTGCCCGCCGGCCTGCTGCCGGAACTGGCCGAGCGCGCCCTGATCCACACCGAGCTGGCACAGCCGCTGGTGGCGGTGTCGATCGATGCGCGTAATCTGCCAAGCCACCTGTCGCGTTTTCCTGAACTGCTTGAGGAAGTGCGCAGCCGGCATATCCAATGCGACGTGCTGTACCTGGATGCCGATGAAGAGACACTGCTCAAGCGTTTTTCCGAAACCCGCCGACGCCACCCACTGAGCAATGCCAACCGTTCGCTGGCCGAAGCCATCGAGGATGAAAGCCAGCTATTGGGGCCGATCGCCGACCTGGCAGACCTGAAGGTCAATACCACGCACCTGAACCTGTATCAGTTGCGCGACACCATCAAGCTGCGCCTGCTCAACCAACCCGAGCCGGGCACGGCGTTCCTGGTGGAGTCGTTTGGTTTCAAGCGTGGCATGCCCGTAGACGCCGATCTGGTGTTCGATGTGCGCTGCCTGCCCAATCCTTATTGGAAACCGGAGTTGCGCGCTCAGTCCGGGCTCGACCAACCGGTGATCGACTACCTGGCCGCCCAGCCGGATGTCGAAGAAATGTACCAGGACATCTCCAGCTACCTGCTCAAATGGCTACCCCGCTTTGCCGCGAGCAATCGCGCCTATGTCACGATCGCCATCGGTTGTACTGGCGGTCATCACCGCTCCGTCTACCTGACCGAACGCCTGGGTCAACTCCTGCAACAATCCCTGAAGAACGTCCAGGTTCGCCACCGCGACCTCAGCTAAAGGATTCACATCGCGATGCCTGCTCAGGAAATTGAAATCATCAACAAGCTGGGTTTGCATGCCCGAGCGTCGGCCAAGTTCGTCGGAGTCGCGGGCCAGTTCAAGGACACCACCATCAGGGTGGGTCGCACACCCGAGACCGCGGTCGACGGTAAAAGCATCATGGCGATGATGATGCTCGCCGCCGGCAAGGGCACCAAGATCCACCTGCACACTGAAGGCGATCGGGCGCAGGAAGCGATGGATGCCCTGGTGGACCTGATCAACAGGTACTTCGACGAAGGCGAATAACCCCCCTGTGGTGAGGGGATTTATCCCCGCTGGGGTGCGAAGCGCCCCCCCAAAAAAGCCCATGCAATCAACCAGGGCCACCGCGAGAGTAGGTTTTGGGGCTGCTTCGCAGCCCAGCGGGGATAAATCCCCTCGCCACAGATTGATCCTGCCCCACAGATTGTCCCCCTGCCCCACAGATTGTCCCCCCTGCCACACAGATTGATCCCTGCCCCACAGATTGTCCCCCTGCCACACAGATTGATCTCTGTCCCACAGACTTTCCCTGTCACGCCAACGCCGTATCCATCACCATCATCAGGCAAAACCCCACCAGCAACCCGAGGCTCGCCAGCTTGTCATGGCCATTGCGGCGCGATTCGGGAATGACCTCGTGAGTCACCACCAGCAGCATCGCCCCGGCCGCCAGCGCCAGCCCCAGGGGCAGCAGCATCTCGGCCAGGCTCACCAACCAGGCGCACAACAGCGCGAACACTGGCTCGACCAGCCCTGACGCAGCGCCAATCGCGAACGCCTTGAGCCGCGACATCCCGGCCGCAGCCAGCACCAGCGCGATCACCAGCCCTTCAGGGACATCCTGCAAGGCGATCCCCATCGCCAGGCTGTCGGCATCTGGCATGCCGCCACCCGCCGATACGCCAACGGCCATCCCCTCAGGAATGTTGTGAGCCACGATGGCAAACACAAACAGCCAGATCCGCGGGGGCAATGATCGGACGTCCGGGCGCCTCTACCAGCCTTGCAGGGCTGGCTGACACTTTACGGTCGACCAGGTACAACCCGAATGCCCCCAGCAGGATACCGAAGCTGATCAGGCCACTGGCCGCCCAAGGCGTGAGCCCCAGCTGTTCGGCTGCGGCAATGCCCGGCACGATCAGCGAAAACGCCGT
This window encodes:
- the lptB gene encoding LPS export ABC transporter ATP-binding protein, producing MATLKAQHLAKSYKSRQVVRDVSLSIDSGQIVGLLGPNGAGKTTCFYMIVGLVQADQGRVLIDDVDVSHQPMHGRAKAGIGYLPQEASIFRKLSVADNIMAILETRKELDKAGRRQELESLLQEFHISHIRDNLGMSLSGGERRRAEIARALATAPKFILLDEPFAGVDPISVGDIKQIIHHLKAKGIGVLITDHNVRETLDICETAYIVNDGQLIAEGDSAAILANELVKEVYLGHEFRL
- a CDS encoding RNA polymerase factor sigma-54, with amino-acid sequence MKPSLVLRMGQQLTMTPQLQQAIRLLQLSTLDLQQEIQEALESNPMLERQEEGDDFDNTDPLADNVEQKTNTEIPEPTYQETAPTVDNLEDGEWNERIPNELPVDTAWEDVYQTSASSLPSSDDDEWDFTTRTSAGESLQSHLLWQLNLAPMSDTDRLIAVTLIDCINNQGYLDETLEEILEAFDPELDIELDEIEAVLHRIQQFEPAGIGARNLGECLLLQLRQLSAKTPWLAEAKRLVTDYIDLLGGRDYSQLMRRMKLKEDELRQVIELVQSLNPRPGSQIESTEPEYVVPDVIVRKHNDRWLVELNQESVPKLRVNAQYAGFVKRADTSADNTFMRNQLQEARWFIKSLQSRNETLMKVATQIVEHQRGFLEYGDEAMKPLVLHDIAEAVGMHESTISRVTTQKFMHTPRGIYELKYFFSSHVSTSEGGECSSTAIRAIIKKLVAAENQKKPLSDSKIAGLLEAQGIQVARRTVAKYRESLGIAPSSERKRLM
- the lptC gene encoding LPS export ABC transporter periplasmic protein LptC, translated to MLSKKIRTIVVFGCIAAIFAAVGYWNISPERFLDRPAAQIEEKIDWYATNTHTLQYLPDGKVQYEMTSDKVDHVKATDITLVTKPDLNMFRGTEFPWHVQSEHAEVNSGGTEVELIDSVRIARTDEKNRTTIITSTRMTVFPQQEYAQTEQPVRIDGAGGVSTGTGMKAYLKESRIHLLSNVRGQYEAR
- a CDS encoding KpsF/GutQ family sugar-phosphate isomerase; translation: MSQSSDLIQSAQRTIRLELEAVQGLLPHIDANFVRACEMILASKGRVVVVGMGKSGHIGNKIAATLASTGTTAFFVHPAEASHGDMGMITRDDVILALSNSGSTNEIITLLPLIKRLGIQLISMTGNPGSPLAKAAEVNLNVHVEHEACPLNLAPTSSTTAALVMGDALAVALLEARGFTAEDFAFSHPGGALGRRLLLKVENVMHAGQDLPQVLRGTLLKDALMEMTRKGLGMTVVLETDGKLAGIFTDGDLRRTLDRTIDIHSATIEQVMTPHGKTARAEMLAAEALKIMEDHKISALVVVDDEDRPVGALNMHDLLRAGVM
- a CDS encoding KdsC family phosphatase, with translation MNTDLLQRGQAIKLAVFDVDGVLTDGRLYFLEDGSEFKTFNTLDGQGIKMLMAAGVQTAIISGRKTPVVERRAKNLGIPHLYQGREDKLVVLDELLGQLNLSYEQVAYLGDDLPDLPVIRRVGLGMAVANAASFVREHAHGVTTARGGEGAAREFCELILRAQGHLEAANAAYL
- the ptsN gene encoding PTS IIA-like nitrogen regulatory protein PtsN, whose product is MIRLETILTPGRSQVNAPGGSKKKALEHIANLIHREVPDLEMQDVFEALVAREKLGSTGFGNGIAIPHCRLKGCAAPISALLHLETAIDFDAIDGAPVDLLFVLLVPEAATDAHLELLRQIASMLDRKEVREKLRSAPSNEALYQVVLDEQNGH
- the lptA gene encoding lipopolysaccharide transport periplasmic protein LptA, encoding MKLAKTLPILLSLGAAALGSASAWALPDDRNQPIRIQADDAQLDDKNGVATYKGDVIITQGSMKVTGNTVTITRTQSGDIDVVTSVGNLAYFEQLQTAGDTKPVQGYGVTIQYHASQDRVVLIDRAKVVDKDNNVTQGEKIVYDTNKKLASAGRATGSKVTESRPRIDMVIQPKKKTDEQKAQ
- a CDS encoding HPr family phosphocarrier protein, yielding MPAQEIEIINKLGLHARASAKFVGVAGQFKDTTIRVGRTPETAVDGKSIMAMMMLAAGKGTKIHLHTEGDRAQEAMDALVDLINRYFDEGE
- the rapZ gene encoding RNase adapter RapZ; translation: MRMIIVSGRSGSGKSTALNVLEDSGYYCIDNLPAGLLPELAERALIHTELAQPLVAVSIDARNLPSHLSRFPELLEEVRSRHIQCDVLYLDADEETLLKRFSETRRRHPLSNANRSLAEAIEDESQLLGPIADLADLKVNTTHLNLYQLRDTIKLRLLNQPEPGTAFLVESFGFKRGMPVDADLVFDVRCLPNPYWKPELRAQSGLDQPVIDYLAAQPDVEEMYQDISSYLLKWLPRFAASNRAYVTIAIGCTGGHHRSVYLTERLGQLLQQSLKNVQVRHRDLS
- the hpf gene encoding ribosome hibernation-promoting factor, HPF/YfiA family, which codes for MQVNISGHQLEVTEPLRTYIGEKLDRLERHFDKITNVQVTMNVEKLLQKIEATLHIPGGEVVANAEHTDMYAAIDLLTDKLDRQLKKHKEKTQSLLQGATGR